A region from the Lolium perenne isolate Kyuss_39 chromosome 4, Kyuss_2.0, whole genome shotgun sequence genome encodes:
- the LOC127347584 gene encoding RNA-binding protein P-like has protein sequence MGKNKSGKNGDYTEPSTSTRERKRRKPRHATPDPGSGSDSSPPSSPASVRRLLEPYSKPRLVAFLAGAAAADPALLARVRAAADASPSHRRIFVHGLPPHADGPALQAAFSAFGPLSDCHVVADRASGRCRGYGFLTFLCRSAARLAVRAPCVVVAGQPVSAQFASAGPDPSGAAAAAGRRVYVTNVAPDASAERLGAFFARFGELEGGPFGFDAQTGSSRGYAMFLYRAAEGARKLLEEPYRVFEGRTLHCQLAADSARKKSKPSSASSSAAPPGAASTALRPVLDAVVAAGAGDLAMYARNPAQAAALLGQNPVLAAAALSSALASAGVELSPAAPTAAQSPAAFSHGSCPVAAAAATRSPSGPAVAPPPAKVWSRPNDAAGLLGPYKPPSSDLQRPSSPGRKWAMLGN, from the coding sequence ATGGGCAAGAACAAGTCCGGCAAGAATGGCGACTATACCGAACCCAGCACCTCCACCCGCGAACGCAAACGCCGGAAACCTCGACACGCCACGCCCGATCCCGGTTCCGGCTCAGACTCTTCGCCCCCATCCTCGCCGGCCTCCGTGCGCCGCCTTCTCGAGCCATACTCCAAGCCCCGCCTCGTCGCATTCCTCGCGGGCGCGGCGGCCGCAGACCCCGCTCTGCTCGCGCGCGTCCGCGCCGCCGCGGACGCCTCCCCCTCACACCGCAGGATCTTCGTCCACGGCCTGCCCCCGCATGCCGACGGCCCCGCCCTCCAGGCGGCGTTCTCCGCGTTCGGCCCCCTCTCCGACTGCCACGTCGTCGCCGACCGCGCCTCCGGGCGCTGCAGGGGCTACGGCTTCCTAACGTTCCTCTGCcgctccgccgcccgcctcgcggTCCGCGCGCCGTGCGTCGTCGTCGCGGGCCAGCCCGTGTCCGCGCAGTTCGCCTCGGCCGGCCCCGACCCctctggcgccgccgccgccgccgggaggcGGGTGTACGTGACCAACGTCGCGCCGGACGCGAGCGCGGAGAGGCTGGGCGCGTTCTTCGCGCGGTTCGGGGAGCTCGAGGGCGGGCCGTTCGGGTTCGACGCCCAGACGGGGAGCTCCCGCGGGTACGCGATGTTCCTGTACCGCGCGGCGGAAGGCGCCAGGAAGTTGCTCGAGGAGCCGTACCGAGTCTTCGAGGGCCGCACGCTGCACTGCCAGCTCGCTGCCGACTCCGCGCGGAAGAAGAGCAAGCCGTCGTCAGCATCTTCTTCCGCCGCGCCGCCGGGGGCAGCGTCCACCGCGCTGCGTCCGGTTCTCGATGCCGTCGTGGCCGCCGGCGCGGGAGACCTTGCGATGTACGCGCGGAACCCCGCACAGGCCGCGGCGTTGCTCGGGCAGAACCCGGTCCTGGCAGCCGCCGCGCTCAGCTCTGCATTGGCATCCGCTGGGGTTGAGCTGAGTCCGGCAGCGCCGACGGCGGCGCAGAGCCCGGCAGCCTTCAGTCATGGCTCTTGccctgttgctgctgctgcggcgacgaggagcccgtcTGGACCAGCAGTGGCACCACCACCGGCGAAGGTTTGGAGCAGACCAAATGATGCTGCGGGGCTGCTTGGACCGTACAAGCCGCCGTCCTCTGACCTGCAGCGACCGTCCTCACCGGGGAGGAAATGGGCAATGCTAGGGAACTGA
- the LOC127295272 gene encoding ABC transporter F family member 5: protein MATMDVLSAKLLRSSLHPHAPFRPSPSLPSRRHRRSSPIHCRLTTSLSSSATTTSEGDADQDLSALLSGDSAKAASGAGSRKKRSNSGASSIPSGVRLENISKSYKGVTVLKDVSWEVQRGEKVGLVGVNGAGKTTQLRIIAGLEDPDGGNVIKAKENMKIAFLSQEFEVKASRTVREEFLSAFQEEMGVKDRLDQVQAALERATEDMDLMGRLLDELDLLQRQSQDVDLGMVEVKIQKLMPELGFVPEDADRLVASFSGGWKMRMSLGKILLQDPDLLLLDEPTNHVDLDTIEWLESYLKTQDVPMVIISHDRAFLDQCCTKIVETEFGVSKTYKGNYSEYILEKAIWVETQRAAWEKQQKEIEHTKELIARLGAGASSGRASSEQKKLEKLEKEGLIEKPFQRKQLKIRFPERGRSGRTVLAINNLKFGFGDKTLFNNANLIVERGEKIAIIGPNGCGKSTLLKLALGMEKPQEGEVILGEHNVLPNYFEQNQAEALDLEKTVLDTVADAAEDWKIDDIKGLLGRCNFRDDMLDRKVQFLSGGEKARLSFCKFMVTPSTLLILDEPTNHLDIPSKEMLEEAISEYTGTVITVSHDRYFVKQIVNRVIEVKDQTIQDYQGDYNYYLERNLEARERELARAEELEEKAPKVKAKSKMSKAEKIARKKQKVQAFQQSKQKSKSMKNSKRWN, encoded by the exons ATGGCCACCATGGACGTCCTCTCCGCCAAGCTCCTCCGCTCCTCCCTCCACCCCCACGCCCCCTTTCGCCCCTCCCCGTCTCTTCCCTCCCGCCGCCATCGCCGTTCTTCCCCAATCCACTGCCGCCTCACCACCTCCCTATCCTCCTCCGCGACCACCACATCCGAGGGGGACGCAGACCAGGACCTCTCCGCCCTCCTCTCTGGTGATTCCGCCAAAGCCGCGTCCGGCGCCGGGTCAAGGAAGAAGCGGTCCAACAGCGGCGCCTCGAGCATCCCGTCCGGGGTGCGGCTGGAGAACATCTCCAAGTCGTACAAGGGGGTGACCGTCCTCAAGGACGTGTCCTGGGAGGTGCAGCGCGGGGAGAAGGTGGGACTCGTCGGCGTAAACGGCGCTGGCAAGACCACGCAGCTCCGCATCATCGCCGGCCTCGAGGACCCCGACGGCGGCAACGTCATCAAGGccaaggagaacatgaagatcgcCTTCCTCAGCCAGGAATTCGAGGTCAAGGCCTCCCGGACCGTCAGGGAAGAGTTCCTCAGTGCCTTCCAGGAAGAGATGGGTGTCAAGGACCGTCTCGACCAGGTGCAGGCGGCGCTCGAGCGCGCCACCGAGGACATGGACCTCATGGGGAGGCTCCTCGATGAGCTTGACCTCCTGCAGCGCCAGTCGCAGGATGTCGACCTTGGCATGGTGGAGGTCAAGATTCAGAAGCTCATGCCCGAGCTGGGCTTCGTGCCGGAGGATGCCGATCGACTCGTAGCATCCTTCAGCGGCGGCTGGAAAATGAGGATGTCGCTGGGGAAGATACTTCTTCAG GATCCTGATTTGCTTCTACTCGATGAGCCCACAAATCACGTCGATTTGGACACCATTGAGTGGCTCGAGAGCTACCTTAAGACGCAGGATGTGCCGATGGTCATCATATCTCATGACAGGGCTTTCCTTGATCAGTGTTGTACGAAGATAGTGGAGACTGAATTTGGTGTCTCCAAAACATATAAGGGTAACTATTCTGAATATATTCTAGAAAAGGCGATATGGGTGGAAACTCAGCGCGCGGCGTGGGAGAAGCAGCAGAAGGAGATCGAACACACAAAGGAACTGATAGCTCGGCTTGGGGCTGGAGCTAGCTCAGGGCGTGCTTCAAGTGAGCAGAAG AAATTGGAAAAGCTTGAGAAAGAAGGGTTGATTGAGAAACCTTTCCAAAGAAAGCAGTTAAAGATCAGGTTTCCCGAGCGTGGGAGAAGCGGCAGAACTGTGTTAGCAATAAACAATCTCAAATTTGGATTCGGGGACAAG ACATTGTTCAACAATGCTAACCTGATAGTTGAGAGAGGCGAAAAAATAGCTATTATTGGCCCCAACGGATGTGGGAAGAGCACATTACTGAAACTTGCTTTGGGGATGGAGAAACCACAAGAAGGTGAAGTGATCCTTGGGGAGCATAATGTGCTGCCAAACTATTTCGAGCAGAATCAG GCAGAAGCTCTCGATCTAGAGAAAACCGTGCTGGACACTGTGGCTGATGCTGCAGAGGACTGGAAAATTGATGATATCAAAGGTCTCCTTGGTCGTTGTAATTTTAGGGATGACATGCTAGATAGAAAGGTTCAGTTTTTAAGTGGCGGAGAGAAG GCGAggctttccttttgcaagttcATGGTGACCCCATCTACTTTACTGATTTTGGATGAACCAACAAATCACCTTGATATTCCatcaaaagaaatgcttgag GAGGCAATATCTGAATACACAGGCACCGTGATAACAGTTTCTCATGATCGGTATTTTGTAAAACAAATAGTTAACAGGGTCATTGAAGTTAAAGATCAAACTATCCAGGACTATCAAGGAGATTACAAT TATTACCTTGAAAGGAACCTTGAGGCCAGAGAGAGGGAACTTGCACGTGCTGAAGAGCTTGAGGAAAAGGCCCCAAAAGTAAAAGCCAAGTCAAAAATGTCCAAG GCAGAGAAAATTGCAAGGAAGAAACAGAAGGTGCAGGCCTTCCAACAGAGCAAGCAGAAATCGAAATCGATGAAAAACTCCAAGAGGTGGAATTGA